Proteins from one Xenopus tropicalis strain Nigerian chromosome 1, UCB_Xtro_10.0, whole genome shotgun sequence genomic window:
- the dcp2 gene encoding m7GpppN-mRNA hydrolase (The RefSeq protein has 1 non-frameshifting indel and aligns at 99% coverage compared to this genomic sequence), protein MEPKRLEVPDGVLDDLCSRFILHIPSEERDNAIRLCFQIELAHWFYLDFWMQNIPGLPQCGIRDFAKAVFQHCPFLLPNGEDVQRVLNEWKEYKMGVPTYGAIILDESHENVLLVQGYLAKSGWGFPKGKVNKEEAPHDCAAREVYEETGFDIKDRMCNNDYIELKINDQLARLYIIPGVPKDTKFNPKTRREIRNIEWFPVEKLPCHKNDMTPKSKLGMAPNKFFMVIPFIRPLRDWLHRKFGDSSDSDNGFASAGSTPSKPNAEKSKSKMRCVPQFAELTPADQTIKNKPQQQQQKPYSHLNTAEMSEMLKNKNPSLRNNGKKQHQDSPNQKKKANGSHNQQVKQQNSILKSERKLNPRRLNDTFGADSVLDMCYPSDEQQCDSEETPDTCSETYECSFSSRAFLDFRFDRDAIMKSIDV, encoded by the exons ATGGAACCCAAACGCTTGGAGGTGCCGGACGGAGTCCTTGATGACCTATGCAG TCGGTTTATTTTACACATTCCCAGTGAAGAAAGAGACAACGCTATTAGACTTTGCTTCCAAATTGAACTGGCCCACTGGTTCTATCTGGACTTCTGGATGCAGAACATTCCAGGCCTGCCTCAGTGTGGGATAAGAGATTTTGCCAAAGCAG TCTTCCAGCATTGTCCATTTTTACTTCCTAATGGTGAAGATGTACAAAGGGTTCTGAATGAGTGGAAAGAGTACAAAATGGGAGTGCCAACCTATGGTGCCATTATTTTAGATGAATCCCATGAAAAT GTGCTGCTTGTTCAAGGTTATTTAGCAAAATCTGGGTGGGGGTTCCCCAAAGGGAAAGTGAATAAAGAGGAAGCTCCACACGACTGCGCTGCTCGAGAG GTTTATGAAGAGACTGGCTTCGATATCAAAGACCGCATGTGCAATAATGACTACATTGAGCTGAAGATTAATGACCAGCTAGCTCGTTTATATATCATTCCTGGAGTACCCAAAGACACAAAGTTTAATCCAAAAACAAGGAGAGAAATTCGG AACATTGAGTGGTTTCCCGTAGAAAAACTGCCCTGCCATAAAAATGATATGACGCCTAAGTCGAAGTTGGGAATGGCTCCAAACAAATTTTTCATGGTGATTCCTTTTATTAG GCCACTGCGTGACTGGCTTCATAGGAAGTTTGGTGACTCCTCAGATAGTGATAATGGATTTGCCTCTGCTGGAAGCACTCCATCCAAACCAAACGCTGAAAAATCAAA ATCCAAAATGCGATGTGTGCCACAGTTCGCTGAACTAACTCCAGCTGATCAAACCATAAAAAACAAGCCACAGCAGCAGCAGAAGCCATACAGTCATCTCAACACAGCAGAAATGTCAGAAATGCTAAAGAACAAG AATCCAAGCCTTAGGAATAATGGAAAGAAGCAGCACCAGGACTCTCCAAaccagaagaagaaagcaaatggcTCCCACAATCAACAAGTGAAGCAGCAGAATAGTATTTTG AAATCCGAGCGGAAGCTTAACCCTAGAAGACTTAATGACACCTTTGGAGCAG ACTCTGTGCTAGACATGTGTTATCCTAGTGATGAGCAGCAGTGTGACTCTGAAGAGACCCCTGACACTTGCAGTGAGACCTATGAGTGCTCTTTCTCCTCACGAGCTTTCCTGGACTTTCGCTTTGATCGTGATGCCATAATGAAATCAATCGATGTTTAA